A region of Cardinium endosymbiont of Dermatophagoides farinae DNA encodes the following proteins:
- a CDS encoding AAA family ATPase: MLAIEAADILGVSVQAIHKQLKSKKLAYNKLRNRVYFEYETAIKMFAPYKQPCKVVVFVLVKGGVGKSTLCRETAIRATLMGKKVLVIEIDHQGNLTKSFGINANDYPVLIDLLDDSLIKITNSTVNVLPGLDILPSRYDNSVLDNFIMLKQVPLQKVLKSKVDPLRSAYDLILIDCPPSLGQSISAAVLTSDMVVLPTTPCDFSDSGIDITVNEINRMCNDHDMPKIPMKIILNQFDNREKDSRDTYSDLIKHHQYGEMMFSGYIRKCKEIEKYRRRKSTVFDSTASTAGREDIDTFTRELLEMHNLKSNHIVSHFTNPEMIKGY, translated from the coding sequence ATGTTAGCTATAGAAGCAGCCGATATATTGGGCGTTAGCGTCCAGGCTATTCATAAACAACTCAAGTCGAAAAAATTAGCCTACAATAAGCTTCGCAATAGGGTTTATTTTGAATACGAAACAGCTATAAAAATGTTTGCGCCATATAAACAACCCTGTAAAGTTGTTGTGTTTGTTTTGGTTAAGGGTGGTGTAGGAAAGTCAACTTTATGTCGCGAAACAGCTATACGTGCAACCTTAATGGGTAAAAAAGTTTTAGTTATTGAAATTGATCACCAAGGGAACTTGACTAAGTCTTTTGGTATCAATGCTAATGATTATCCTGTTTTGATTGATTTATTGGATGATAGTTTAATTAAGATAACGAACTCTACAGTTAATGTGCTACCTGGATTAGATATTTTGCCGAGTCGTTATGATAACTCTGTGCTTGATAACTTTATTATGTTAAAGCAAGTTCCGCTTCAGAAAGTACTCAAGTCCAAGGTTGATCCTTTACGTTCAGCCTATGATCTAATTTTAATAGATTGTCCACCTTCTTTAGGTCAATCTATTTCTGCTGCTGTGCTTACATCTGATATGGTTGTTCTTCCTACGACTCCTTGTGACTTTAGTGATTCTGGTATTGATATTACGGTTAACGAGATTAACCGTATGTGTAATGATCACGATATGCCGAAGATTCCAATGAAAATTATTCTGAATCAGTTTGATAATAGAGAGAAGGATTCAAGAGATACCTATTCTGATTTAATTAAACACCATCAATATGGTGAAATGATGTTTTCTGGTTATATCAGGAAGTGTAAGGAAATTGAAAAATACAGAAGACGCAAATCAACGGTATTTGATAGTACTGCAAGCACAGCAGGTAGAGAGGATATTGATACTTTTACGCGTGAACTATTAGAAATGCATAACTTGAAAAGTAACCATATTGTTTCCCATTTCACTAATCCAGAAATGATAAAAGGTTATTAA
- a CDS encoding PD-(D/E)XK nuclease domain-containing protein, whose translation MLINQMLADPDRFELNALPIDAYRFELMYTGSRNEISLKALMFQTGYLTIDGYEPSTGVYKLKFPNQEVEKAFTQTVKDALERRVKDYFISTQDQIKSTLQAKDIESFIIAINIAFSSIPYYITSKTEKDYHSNLHMLLYGLNCLDGINSQVASESPSSKGRADIVLTIGSIVYIIEIKYKSNDKVALQQIKENRYYTSYLWKAKEIILLGINFDQATKSIDSWAYETVNREELRKQMNK comes from the coding sequence ATGCTTATAAACCAAATGTTAGCAGATCCTGATAGATTTGAACTAAATGCATTACCGATTGATGCTTATAGATTTGAATTAATGTATACCGGTAGTAGAAATGAAATTAGTTTGAAAGCATTGATGTTTCAAACTGGATATTTAACGATAGATGGTTATGAACCATCTACAGGGGTTTATAAGCTTAAGTTTCCTAATCAAGAGGTAGAAAAGGCCTTTACGCAAACGGTTAAAGATGCCTTGGAACGGCGTGTTAAAGACTATTTTATATCAACCCAGGACCAAATAAAAAGCACTTTACAAGCCAAAGATATTGAGTCCTTTATTATCGCTATTAACATAGCCTTTTCCAGTATCCCTTACTACATAACCAGTAAAACAGAAAAAGATTATCATAGTAACCTTCATATGTTACTTTATGGTTTAAACTGTTTAGATGGTATTAACAGTCAGGTGGCTAGTGAGTCTCCTTCTAGTAAAGGTAGAGCAGACATAGTACTTACTATTGGTAGCATAGTTTATATCATAGAGATCAAGTATAAATCAAATGATAAAGTAGCCTTACAACAAATTAAAGAAAATAGGTATTATACCTCGTATTTATGGAAAGCTAAAGAGATTATCTTATTAGGTATTAACTTTGACCAAGCAACCAAATCTATAGATAGTTGGGCCTATGAAACAGTAAATAGAGAAGAGCTCAGAAAGCAGATGAACAAGTAA
- a CDS encoding type IV secretory system conjugative DNA transfer family protein, protein MERTKRGFIVLDSLSQGIYIEGSAGSGKSSSVMEPIIYQAADMGFAGFLYDFKGNPPTLSAHMYQELLNKQTKFAHINITNTHLSHRCNPLHPSYLPFKLYAQEYASAILKNLNKEWMHKQDFWSDNAIAFFSAIIWFLKKHHGSLCSLPHALLVAMKDYEQSIALLSLDRETKIMIEPIHTAYKNNAEKQLAGVFSSLQLPFNKIYTKEIFWVLSGHLSDQNTVDLDVSNPAHPTMLTVANDPRLSDSLSSIIALIGTVCMKHINQQGKNKSIFLLDEAPTLFIPGLENLPATARSNNVSTIVCVQDFEQLKNMYGSSKAEVIRNNLGNQFFGMTSNLTTGSYVSKMAGSYTNVRTSINMSDKDDTVTKSLGKESYLTPNYIASQPPGHFTIKVAGNKPQFIATHLNNSNYPIVSIQVSLIVN, encoded by the coding sequence ATGGAAAGGACAAAAAGAGGATTTATAGTATTGGATAGTCTATCTCAGGGTATATATATCGAAGGGTCTGCTGGTTCAGGAAAATCAAGTTCTGTTATGGAACCTATTATTTACCAAGCTGCTGATATGGGTTTTGCTGGATTTTTATATGATTTTAAAGGTAATCCACCAACTTTGTCTGCTCATATGTATCAGGAGCTTTTAAATAAACAAACTAAATTCGCTCATATTAATATTACCAATACGCATTTATCCCACCGTTGCAATCCCTTACATCCCAGTTATTTGCCTTTTAAGCTTTACGCTCAAGAATATGCAAGTGCCATACTTAAAAATTTAAATAAAGAATGGATGCACAAACAAGATTTTTGGTCAGATAATGCTATTGCATTTTTTAGTGCGATTATATGGTTTCTTAAAAAGCATCATGGTTCGTTATGTTCCTTACCACATGCCTTACTGGTTGCTATGAAGGATTACGAACAAAGTATTGCCTTACTATCTTTAGATAGGGAAACAAAAATCATGATAGAGCCTATTCATACTGCCTACAAGAATAATGCAGAAAAACAGCTAGCTGGTGTATTTTCTTCCTTGCAATTGCCATTTAATAAGATATATACCAAGGAAATCTTTTGGGTACTTTCTGGTCATTTGAGTGATCAAAATACCGTCGATTTAGATGTTAGCAATCCTGCGCATCCAACGATGTTGACTGTTGCTAATGATCCCAGGTTAAGCGACTCTTTATCTTCCATTATAGCCCTGATTGGTACGGTATGCATGAAACATATAAATCAACAGGGAAAGAATAAGTCTATATTCCTCTTAGATGAGGCTCCTACGTTATTTATTCCGGGTTTAGAGAATCTACCTGCTACAGCTAGGTCTAATAATGTATCGACCATTGTATGTGTGCAAGATTTCGAACAACTCAAAAACATGTATGGAAGCAGTAAGGCAGAAGTTATTAGAAATAATTTGGGCAACCAGTTCTTTGGTATGACCAGCAATTTAACAACCGGTTCCTACGTTTCTAAAATGGCAGGTTCTTATACAAATGTTAGGACTTCTATAAATATGTCGGACAAAGACGATACGGTTACTAAGTCACTAGGTAAGGAGTCCTACTTGACACCTAATTATATAGCTTCTCAGCCTCCAGGTCATTTTACCATAAAGGTGGCAGGTAATAAGCCTCAGTTTATAGCTACTCATCTTAATAATTCTAATTATCCAATAGTATCGATACAAGTAAGTTTGATAGTGAACTAG
- a CDS encoding NUDIX hydrolase, protein MDSNQIRRKILFAMFRLCILFYLCPVACSYMAHRTGMLPNKNPMPSQVQLEYGSTVCSYDSKTILERRLEQNIKASVGVLLCYTNDKQESFVLLGRERVGKCDGETWCELGGSVETGESFLEAAIRESKEESEGIYQLDPNDLLNNGVVCYSEHKKKDGCIREEVYILLKVNDFYPADVLCKAVNHQNKDTYREKDDFKWVSCDSLCKVEHNLCVLKDIDGNAYTFTIRKFFYDALKRDAFLVKLKSVM, encoded by the coding sequence ATGGATAGTAATCAGATTAGAAGAAAAATCCTATTTGCTATGTTTCGTTTATGTATACTTTTTTATCTATGTCCTGTTGCTTGTAGCTACATGGCGCATAGGACTGGCATGTTGCCTAATAAAAACCCGATGCCTAGTCAAGTACAATTGGAATATGGCTCAACAGTGTGTAGTTATGACAGCAAAACTATACTTGAAAGAAGATTAGAACAAAATATAAAGGCCAGTGTTGGTGTTTTACTTTGCTATACTAATGATAAACAAGAAAGTTTTGTCTTACTAGGTAGAGAACGAGTAGGAAAATGTGATGGGGAAACATGGTGTGAATTAGGTGGAAGTGTGGAAACAGGTGAAAGTTTTTTAGAAGCTGCTATTCGCGAATCAAAGGAGGAAAGTGAAGGTATATATCAGTTAGACCCAAATGATTTATTGAATAATGGTGTGGTTTGTTATAGTGAGCATAAGAAAAAGGATGGGTGTATTAGAGAAGAAGTATATATCTTACTGAAAGTAAATGATTTTTATCCTGCTGATGTATTATGTAAGGCAGTCAATCATCAAAATAAGGATACTTATAGGGAGAAAGATGACTTTAAATGGGTTTCATGTGATAGTTTATGCAAAGTCGAACATAATCTTTGTGTATTAAAAGATATAGACGGTAATGCGTATACGTTTACGATAAGAAAGTTTTTCTACGATGCATTAAAACGAGATGCATTCCTGGTGAAATTAAAATCTGTAATGTAA
- a CDS encoding plasmid mobilization protein: MDILVLNPFWVSCFFNDFYVRHSGIFTYLLLAMRPKKVTHKSSTLSIRLYPTEKIAIKLLAKNCGLSLSDYLRKIGLNQTIKSRFTQKNYPSIKC, from the coding sequence ATGGATATCTTGGTTCTAAATCCGTTTTGGGTATCCTGTTTTTTTAATGATTTCTATGTAAGGCATTCTGGTATATTTACTTATTTATTACTTGCCATGCGTCCCAAAAAGGTTACTCATAAAAGCTCCACCTTATCCATTCGGCTTTATCCAACAGAAAAAATAGCCATCAAGTTACTGGCCAAAAACTGTGGACTATCCCTGAGTGATTATTTACGTAAAATAGGTCTCAATCAAACCATCAAAAGCCGATTCACCCAGAAGAACTATCCGTCTATCAAATGTTAG
- a CDS encoding SymE family type I addiction module toxin yields the protein MSIFIDKIVRRIKIQKLYRSGKDVPTIRLEGKWIKRIGFEIDEIVTVNIRERLLIIEPTEKNMKEIVRYKSHLSAVKKTLS from the coding sequence GTGTCCATATTTATTGATAAAATAGTCCGTCGAATAAAGATTCAAAAATTATACCGGTCTGGTAAAGACGTTCCAACTATTCGTTTGGAGGGAAAATGGATAAAAAGGATAGGATTTGAAATAGACGAAATAGTGACTGTTAATATTAGAGAACGATTACTAATCATAGAGCCTACAGAAAAAAATATGAAGGAGATAGTCAGATATAAAAGTCATTTAAGTGCGGTCAAAAAAACGTTAAGTTAA
- a CDS encoding Rpn family recombination-promoting nuclease/putative transposase: MTKKRNKRKNKKEELDKPHDYAFKNTFCNKEAMLDFLAANLPSDLFITIDQENLELTDKSFVDPVGRRGESDLVFKTNINGKEGYLYTICEHQSTEDSYMPLRFLEYNVQLLRQHLKEKGNVPLPVILNICIYNGNKPYKGSNSLLSMFSDPELAKSCMFDKFYLVDLYSTSEDELISYKKAAFAVMVLKQGIYRSFNQWFANHINLIVDFLEKNYIVYANVAFLYMLKVDDDPNLLETIKKSNPKLNQIAMSVAERLRQEGEEKGRQEGTQIGEEKGKLESNIEIAKSMLLRGYPVEDIILLTGLSPSQIHDLV; this comes from the coding sequence ATGACTAAGAAGAGAAATAAGAGGAAAAATAAAAAAGAGGAACTAGATAAACCTCATGATTACGCTTTTAAAAATACTTTTTGTAATAAGGAAGCTATGCTAGATTTTCTAGCTGCTAATTTACCTTCCGATCTATTTATAACAATAGACCAAGAAAATTTAGAGTTGACGGATAAAAGCTTTGTTGATCCAGTAGGTAGAAGAGGAGAATCTGATTTAGTATTCAAAACCAATATAAATGGAAAGGAAGGGTACTTGTACACGATTTGCGAGCATCAATCTACTGAAGATTCGTATATGCCACTTAGGTTTCTAGAATATAACGTTCAGTTGTTGCGTCAGCATCTAAAAGAGAAAGGCAATGTTCCTTTACCGGTAATATTAAACATATGCATATACAATGGAAATAAGCCCTATAAAGGCTCAAATAGTCTACTATCTATGTTTTCAGATCCTGAATTAGCTAAATCGTGCATGTTTGATAAATTTTATCTTGTTGATCTCTATAGTACCTCTGAAGACGAACTGATTAGCTATAAAAAGGCTGCTTTTGCAGTGATGGTGCTCAAACAAGGCATTTATCGTTCGTTTAATCAATGGTTTGCTAATCATATCAATCTAATTGTAGATTTTTTAGAAAAAAACTATATTGTTTATGCTAATGTAGCTTTTTTGTATATGTTAAAGGTAGATGATGATCCAAATTTACTAGAAACCATTAAGAAATCTAACCCTAAATTAAATCAAATTGCCATGTCAGTAGCTGAAAGATTAAGACAAGAAGGAGAGGAAAAAGGAAGACAAGAAGGAACCCAAATAGGTGAAGAAAAGGGAAAACTAGAAAGCAACATAGAGATAGCTAAATCTATGCTTTTGCGTGGTTATCCTGTAGAAGACATTATCCTTCTTACCGGCCTGTCTCCTTCTCAGATTCACGACCTTGTATAG
- a CDS encoding relaxase/mobilization nuclease domain-containing protein: MISIGKSISHIGASIAYAQKTEKGILLDKNIVTETAYGVSKEFKLFQDMNSRCERNSLSFVISPTIEDGRQLSHENLKTINQSFLDKMGLKNHQYISFVHSNKAHKHIHVYVNRISKSGEAYKGNYISNRSSRAAETIAYEMDLTLAKDVQNDKTRDKLMQNSAIHNVKELAKSVLKDRSIRSVDAFSNSFNTEGARFNIRTEAYHNKQGDFQGLRFYIMQAGKEERFKASEIDRSLSKQNFMNILNKHKSLDQSKGLSI, from the coding sequence ATGATTTCCATAGGTAAAAGTATCAGTCACATCGGCGCCAGCATCGCCTATGCACAAAAAACCGAAAAAGGTATTCTGTTAGATAAAAATATTGTAACAGAAACTGCCTATGGTGTTTCCAAAGAGTTTAAACTATTTCAAGATATGAATAGTAGGTGTGAACGGAATTCCCTTTCTTTTGTTATTTCTCCAACTATAGAAGATGGTCGTCAACTATCCCATGAAAACTTAAAAACTATCAACCAATCTTTTTTAGACAAAATGGGCTTAAAAAACCATCAATACATCTCCTTTGTGCATTCTAATAAGGCACATAAGCATATTCACGTTTATGTAAACAGGATTAGTAAATCAGGAGAGGCTTATAAAGGCAATTACATCAGCAATCGTTCTTCTCGTGCTGCAGAAACTATTGCCTATGAGATGGATTTAACCTTAGCCAAAGATGTGCAGAATGATAAAACCAGAGATAAGCTTATGCAAAACTCTGCTATACACAATGTTAAAGAGCTTGCCAAGTCTGTATTAAAGGACCGTAGCATCCGTTCTGTAGATGCGTTTAGTAATTCTTTTAATACAGAAGGTGCCCGTTTTAATATTAGGACCGAAGCGTATCACAACAAACAAGGTGATTTTCAAGGTTTACGTTTTTATATCATGCAAGCAGGAAAAGAAGAACGATTCAAAGCCAGTGAAATAGACAGATCGTTATCTAAGCAAAATTTTATGAACATATTAAATAAACACAAATCCTTGGATCAATCTAAGGGTTTATCTATCTGA
- a CDS encoding helix-turn-helix domain-containing protein: MSFGERLTLVRKRKKLSQSDLGKKTGINGDAYGRYERGEVRPTIEMAVKIAQALEVSLDYLTGISDIELDKDMMVRMQEISKLDDKDKHHLFMTLDALIRDFKNKKEYS, from the coding sequence ATGAGTTTTGGAGAGCGATTAACCTTAGTTAGAAAAAGAAAAAAGTTGTCTCAATCAGATTTAGGCAAAAAAACAGGTATTAATGGGGATGCTTATGGTAGATATGAGCGTGGTGAGGTAAGGCCTACTATAGAGATGGCTGTTAAAATAGCACAAGCTCTTGAAGTGTCTTTGGACTATTTGACAGGAATTTCAGATATTGAATTAGATAAAGATATGATGGTTAGGATGCAGGAGATATCTAAACTAGATGATAAGGATAAGCATCACCTTTTTATGACCTTAGACGCACTGATACGAGATTTTAAAAATAAGAAGGAGTATAGCTAA
- a CDS encoding sodium:solute symporter family protein: MDIDLLIIIVFLVTTLAIGLYCSRSVTTFRDYAVGSRNMSTWVVTISLIATIYGGNFLHTQLTGYYYQGLYMLLLSLGSPLRFYLASRFIIVRMKEWLGDFSIAESMGRLCGRSVRILTAIFGIIVTIAKVSAQFKISLIIIESITSCNAPAYANYYTVILGLLVTAYTILGGARSVALTDVYQFCFFSICLPILTFTFLYNAQNTWINWQKFVNMSQFNLSQIATWDLSPTWDNSLVHLFAYFIWHSIFTFDPAQIQRFYMSSSIQQATKVFFKSGTIRIIFSLLFLVVIAALYTSGNSVPPKQKILDYIIQLNHFPGIKGLLITAIIALCISTVDSYLHTGSVLFANDIWPFITCSRERTDKYSLRVVRISSGLIGIATILITLHMSNIRQFLNKVFYFYTPSVTVPMIMACFGFRPRSAAVLWSMGINTAMTVYHIFIKGQAIRERDVFLSLIYGAFILLIFHYLLPKKPNTGWVGIPDDSPVKLQNQETKRWWLRKLYYFQSIFTTSYWKDTFPKNATTFIASGIYFIIYSSILLFYVRKVYIFSYIYWYIAVMAIGTIVTIYPTFHAYKQEGNRFLHGLWPILLCVVFFISGITYMKLSHFSPMSCALFIVNIGLSSLLLPYTITIVMLSFVLLIYRWIPPHLDLVSYKELITTETMIGLTILLSCLVYRYLRNTTNRQLQTIALTRSCDQQYALDSLHNQANWNRLDPTYSGKVLQDMADELNPYVVNLPIQEFQKKLYIFSQSLLKRAKEERTFTLDSKSIHKVDIEKLILKSYETVRKLDIPIQLLVTKKTKEKYLLTAPTTFERLLTINFLNLCQGKYIIDHAVYLTISDTLLSYPFPEPNQVSIRSTHEKQLKAPILSALAFSISTDADRPNISPTYVVTDELTSDYLPKTIHNLYQEESRQMVQAHGGYIETIETETGLTCLYILPIDGKKVMQFKRYHTDDLSNKVAETDESLAQEKELIRLLVSNTTLTEQKVKKTIHFIKQAHGNTIRKSGDPYYTHPMGVTKIVLEATKNADTILAALLHDVVEDTTVTLEQIELLYGVEVAYIVDMVTHYNTYGLRWKLDKSDNQIILNKCKDIRVVQIKLADRLHNLRTITARKLEDQKRIAKDTVEFYIPWSKKNNVLTWVSEMENICEQILNAGSS; encoded by the coding sequence ATGGATATAGACCTATTGATTATAATAGTATTCTTAGTAACTACACTGGCAATAGGATTATACTGTAGTAGATCAGTTACTACATTTAGAGACTATGCAGTAGGCAGTAGAAATATGTCTACTTGGGTGGTTACTATTTCTTTAATAGCTACCATATATGGAGGGAATTTTTTACATACCCAACTGACTGGTTATTACTATCAAGGCTTATATATGTTACTACTAAGTTTAGGTAGTCCACTTAGGTTTTATTTAGCCTCTCGGTTTATTATTGTTAGAATGAAAGAGTGGCTAGGAGATTTTTCCATTGCTGAATCTATGGGTAGGCTATGTGGAAGATCCGTTCGAATACTTACGGCCATCTTTGGTATTATAGTAACGATAGCTAAGGTTTCTGCTCAGTTTAAGATTAGTTTAATTATTATTGAATCTATTACTTCTTGTAATGCACCAGCATATGCTAATTATTACACAGTCATTTTAGGACTACTCGTTACAGCTTACACTATTTTAGGTGGGGCTAGGTCTGTAGCACTAACAGATGTTTATCAATTTTGTTTCTTCAGTATTTGTTTGCCTATTTTAACGTTTACTTTTTTATACAATGCTCAAAATACATGGATTAATTGGCAAAAATTTGTCAATATGTCACAGTTTAATTTATCTCAAATAGCTACTTGGGATCTCTCTCCTACATGGGATAATTCTTTAGTTCATTTATTTGCTTATTTCATTTGGCATTCCATATTTACTTTTGATCCAGCTCAAATCCAGCGTTTTTATATGTCTTCTTCTATTCAACAAGCCACCAAAGTATTTTTTAAAAGTGGTACAATTCGGATCATTTTTTCGCTACTATTTTTAGTTGTTATTGCTGCTTTATATACAAGTGGCAATAGTGTTCCACCTAAACAAAAAATACTAGACTATATTATTCAGCTTAATCATTTTCCTGGAATCAAAGGATTGCTTATAACAGCTATTATTGCTTTATGTATTTCTACTGTTGACTCTTATTTGCATACAGGTTCTGTGTTATTTGCTAATGATATATGGCCTTTCATAACCTGTTCTAGAGAACGAACCGATAAATATTCTCTAAGAGTTGTACGAATATCCTCTGGTTTAATAGGTATAGCTACTATTCTGATCACATTACACATGAGCAATATTAGACAATTTTTAAATAAAGTATTTTATTTCTATACTCCTTCGGTTACAGTTCCAATGATTATGGCTTGTTTTGGATTTAGACCCCGTTCGGCTGCTGTCTTATGGTCGATGGGCATCAACACAGCTATGACGGTTTATCATATCTTTATAAAAGGGCAAGCTATAAGAGAACGTGATGTATTTCTATCCCTTATATATGGTGCGTTCATTTTATTGATCTTTCATTACCTCTTACCTAAAAAGCCAAATACAGGATGGGTGGGTATTCCAGATGATAGTCCAGTAAAGCTACAAAACCAAGAAACCAAACGTTGGTGGTTAAGAAAGCTATATTATTTTCAATCAATTTTTACTACTTCTTATTGGAAGGATACATTTCCTAAAAACGCTACTACTTTCATAGCGTCAGGCATTTATTTTATTATTTACAGCTCCATACTACTTTTCTATGTGAGGAAAGTATATATATTTTCCTACATTTACTGGTATATAGCTGTCATGGCTATAGGAACAATAGTAACCATCTATCCTACATTTCACGCTTATAAACAGGAAGGTAATCGTTTTTTGCATGGATTATGGCCTATATTGTTATGTGTTGTCTTTTTTATTTCTGGCATCACCTATATGAAATTAAGCCATTTTTCACCTATGTCTTGCGCACTATTTATAGTAAATATAGGTCTAAGTAGTCTATTATTACCATATACTATAACAATAGTCATGCTATCTTTTGTATTATTGATATATAGATGGATACCGCCTCATTTAGACCTTGTAAGTTATAAAGAGTTGATAACTACAGAAACAATGATAGGATTAACCATTTTACTCAGTTGTTTAGTATATCGATATCTAAGGAATACAACTAACAGACAATTACAAACTATAGCGTTAACTAGAAGCTGTGATCAACAGTATGCGCTAGATTCTCTACATAATCAAGCCAACTGGAACCGATTAGACCCTACCTATAGTGGCAAAGTACTACAAGATATGGCTGATGAGTTAAACCCATATGTAGTAAATCTACCTATACAGGAATTCCAGAAGAAGCTTTATATATTTAGCCAATCTCTGCTGAAAAGGGCTAAGGAAGAACGTACGTTTACCTTAGACTCAAAATCTATCCATAAAGTTGACATAGAGAAACTAATCCTAAAATCTTATGAAACGGTTAGGAAACTAGATATACCAATACAGTTGCTTGTAACGAAAAAAACAAAAGAAAAATATTTATTAACTGCCCCCACTACTTTTGAAAGATTATTGACTATAAATTTTTTAAACCTATGCCAGGGTAAATATATCATAGATCATGCCGTTTATTTAACTATTTCAGACACACTGTTATCTTACCCTTTTCCTGAACCTAATCAGGTATCTATACGTAGTACGCACGAGAAGCAGTTAAAAGCGCCCATATTATCTGCACTCGCTTTTTCTATATCTACAGATGCAGATAGACCCAATATATCACCTACTTACGTAGTTACTGACGAACTTACTTCAGACTATTTACCTAAGACCATCCATAATCTGTATCAAGAAGAAAGTAGACAAATGGTACAAGCGCATGGAGGATATATAGAAACCATAGAAACAGAAACGGGTTTAACCTGCCTCTATATATTACCTATTGATGGTAAAAAAGTTATGCAGTTTAAACGATATCATACCGATGACTTATCTAATAAGGTAGCAGAGACTGATGAAAGTTTAGCTCAAGAAAAAGAACTCATTCGTTTACTTGTAAGCAACACAACTTTAACGGAGCAAAAGGTAAAAAAAACCATTCACTTTATTAAGCAAGCACATGGCAATACTATACGTAAGTCTGGCGATCCTTATTATACCCATCCTATGGGGGTAACTAAGATTGTATTAGAAGCTACCAAGAATGCTGATACCATTTTGGCTGCTCTATTGCATGATGTAGTAGAGGATACAACCGTTACATTAGAGCAAATAGAACTACTATATGGAGTGGAAGTGGCTTATATAGTAGATATGGTTACGCATTATAATACTTATGGGTTGCGATGGAAATTAGATAAGTCTGATAATCAAATTATATTAAATAAGTGCAAGGACATTCGTGTCGTTCAGATTAAACTTGCTGATAGACTGCATAATCTAAGAACTATAACTGCAAGAAAACTAGAAGACCAAAAAAGAATAGCAAAAGATACTGTGGAGTTTTACATTCCATGGTCTAAAAAAAATAATGTTTTAACCTGGGTATCAGAAATGGAAAATATATGTGAGCAGATTTTAAATGCTGGTTCTTCATGA